CTCTAAAGGTTGAATGTGCAGTACAGTTGAAATGAAGTTTATAGTGACATAAATGAGTAAACAGTGCAGATCATCCCTCTGACGATAGTATCTCACGGACTCTAAAATAATTACCTTCACTATTTTAAGATTGTCACATACCACCTATAGCATACAGATAGAAAACAAAAGTCTCTAATTGATCGTATTACGATGAATATTCAACCTCCAACAACATATACCAGAAAGAGACCAATTGTTCCACTGTaagcaaaatgaaaagaaagcaaACAAAGCAGAATACCGCAAGCAAAAATTATCTTCAAGCATCATTAAAAATTAGGACAACATGAACCTTTCAAATGTGACCAAACTACCTTCCTACTATAGCACTCTTTCAGCAAAGTTCTTGCAGTACTAAAATACAAAAGTAATTAACCCCTTTAAGTTTTATGAACCCTTAAAAATAGTCCAGTTTAGAAATCAGATCATGACTTAagcaaattggattttaattgctAATTAAGCAAAGGGCCCCAACATATAGAGATACGAAATGCTTTATCCTATAAGAGCACTCACTGATAATGAGCTTAAATCCCTCTCTTATAACAAATGAAACTAAACCctactaaaatgcccccatagAAAAATGAGCCTAAGTCAAAATTGAAGCAAAAGTGAGAcgcataaaaacaaaatattaaaagaaaaaaggaaggtACTTGCAACAACAAAATACACACAAACACTAAGATCATACGCATTTGAGCCTCTGGTAGtgtaaataaaatcataaattcataaactTCCAGAAAAAAATGGAGATAACATAATTGAAGGGATCTCCATTCAATTTTATTAGGCATaacacaaaaattttattaccataATAAATtgcacaaaagaaaaaaaatcaaagttatTCACCATTATAGAGCCCCAAACCCAAGCTAGATTTTACTGTGTCGATGgtgtaatggcttgaattttcagtggtgtcagaatggtgattcgagatcactaaatctgacaaatgagtagaaaatattattaatttagtaagaataagtaaatgtgaagttaggaaaatttttgaaatagtgaatagtgtactaggaataaatattaaaataatcaaaataaaaaacgaggtatcgagacctccaagactttaaaccgagccataagtatttttagaaatatttttagagtgtcattgagttggtattaaagtttcgttaaaaaattttaacattcggatagttaattaactaaaaaggactaaattgaaaatagtgtaaaatttattaaattgtgattaaatagcttaagtgactaaaaagGAGGAATTTAAAAGAcaattaggcccaaattatatgggctggacggttgggcaagaaaaatctggaaaagtgatgtaataagggtaaaattggaaattttgtaaaagttaacaaataaaaaaatctcaattaaaagagtttctagGTAATTCTTCATAATTATCAGCCAAAAAACGCCATTGAAGAGTCCCTCCAAGctgttttttcatatatttgaatcatgtaagtttaattcttgattatttcttctaatttttgtggttttgatacttttacaattaggtccaactaattgTTTCATTAGTTATTGATTTTAtggctgattttgaaagttaccatgagtactgaatttttatgatgaataaacatggaattaaagctttaattttgttatatgatgattctattaagtaattttgatagaaattgattttagggacctaattgtgaaaaagttgggaattagggtttggtGTTGCGGTTTTGAATATGAAAGGATATTTAGTAgtctaaaatagttggaaaaggtgttaattgagaaaaattagatcaattgaggggttaattgagtagggatcaaattgtaaaaactgtaaagtttggggtaaaagtgtaatttcgaaaatttaagggcataaattgtgaaatgaattagaatagaattatatgctgatgaatgaataaattagtattttagatcgagaacctGAAGCAagccgaggaaaagaaaaagtagttgattagtccttgaacttttacaaattttgcaaatcgacccaggtaagttcatatggctgaaatttaataattaaatgttaatttcatgaattatataatgtatgatgaaatgtatttattgttgaaatgagaataaaataaaaatgcgaaaatcgaataaatgatcaaattaagcggaacgccggatttgagtacttctgatcaagagacaaagtgataagtggtagctttagctacacttatctgatcaagtgacaaaatgataagtgctacacttatctgatcaagatacaaagtgataagtggtagctttagctacacttatctgatcaagtgaaaaagtgataagtgctacacttatctgatcaagtgaaaaagtgataagtggtaacttagctacacttatctgatcagggacaaatgataagtgatcatacgtaagaccattgTTATACTATgggaaagtgaaagtgaagtactcaattttccgtaaccgttccttaattatctcattgcataggcttcatatggtgcttccaCTTATTTCTacttaaaatagactcattaaggaatttaaacatataatttataactcATAGTTCCaattgtacaatttttaatgaatttctaaagtcagaacaagggacttcaaaatcattctgaccctgtctcactaaatttcaaatatctaaaagtatatatctcttttgcttactctattgctttcatgtgaaagtagactcattcagatttaatttcatatctcactcaacttctaattctatttccacatTTTTCAAACttacatcaatgctgctgtTCAAAAACTGttctattgaaaatttaaaaaaaacttcaatataacccctttataattatctaacattccctgcaaatttcaaatcacaaccaacTTTAGCATTTCAACTACTTCACTTGaatactaatgaagttcaaccaatcaaccatttcaaactaaaaacatgtTTTGGTTTTGTTGTTATTGGCATGAGAGTCTTAATAACGGGAAAAGGTTAGAATGATttccttatttcaatttttctttacattttcaAAAGTTGTTCTTTTTCTTGGTGCTTGAAAGTAGCTATTAAAGTGGCGTGGtagtttttttctcttattttctttctggATTTTCCTCTTGTAAACTTTCGTAGAGTGAATTTGAGCTCAAAAGGATAcatgtgaaataaaataaaataaaatttattatttgaaattatgagGACAATTTCCATTGTAATCACTGTTGTAAAATGTAAGCTGTTCAAAAGTTTGAGTTTTTACATTATATAAGCATTTTATTTTGGTAGATAAGTTGAGAGCCTGGTTTTAATAGATTATTACTAGTATTTGTTCCTTGTTTAGAAGTAAATTGCTGCTTGCAACTATGAAGATTGGGTGTTTAGCAATTAGCTTTTAGCTTTAGGAAGGATGGCATAGTTTCGTTTTTCAGTTAAGATAGTAATATGAAGTATATCTAGGATACTCCTGTGTCTCCTACCAATACAGGTATACTATTATGCATGTTTCCAATGAATTAGGTATTGCTTATTTCATGCTTTGGTTGTTTGTACATATGGTCAGATGTGAACCATTTGAATCATATCTTCTCAATTTTCacttttcatgaaatttcattttaagcaGTTGACGGTATTCGTGTACTTCTGTTAatgtcaaattttcattttgttatgGTTATTCTTCACAGTGCTCATGTGGAGCTCTCTGAATGGTTTGTTCGTTGGCTTCAAAATTGTTGGCCCTCTTAACTTCTTTACCTGACTGAAAAAAGTTAACTCTCTTGCCTTCTTGGGTAAGACAATGGTAAGTTGGTCATTGCATGGAATGAAATCATAATTTGTATTGGTTGCCCCATGGAAGACCACACTTTTGTTGTTGGTCAGGAGTTCCCTGATGTCAAGGCCTTCCGTAACGCTATTAAGGAAGCTGCCATTGCACAGCACTTTGAGCTGCGTATTGTAAAGAGTGACCTTATCCGTTACTTTGCTAAGTGCGCCACAGAAGGATGTCCATGGCGTATTCGTGCAGTTAAGCTTCCCAATGCTCCAACTTTCACAATTAGAAGTCTTGAAGGAACACATACTTGTGGGAAAAATGCACAAAATGGGCACCATCAAGCTTCTATGGATTGGATTGTGAGTTTTATAGAGGAACGACTACGGGATAACATAAATTACAAACCAAAGGATATATTGCATGACATTCATAAACAATATGGGATCATCATACCATACAAGCAAGCTTGGTGTGCAAAGGAACGGGGACTTGCTGCTATTTATGGCTCTTCAGAAGAAGGATACTGCATGCTTCCCACATTTTGTGagcaaataaagaaaacaaacccTGGAAGTATTGCAGAGGTATTCACCACTGGTGCAGATAACCGTTTCCAGCGGCTGTTTATTTCCTTCCATGCATCCATATGTGGATTCTTGAGTGGATGCTTGCCTATTGTTGGGCTTGGTGGAATCCAGCTTAAAAGCAAATACCTCGGTACTTTGCTTTCAGCAACTGCTTTTGATGCTGATGGTGGTTTATTTCCTCTTGCATTTGGCATTGTTGATACAGAAAACGATGATAGCTGGATCTGGTTCTTATCAGAGTTGCATAAGGCTTTGGAGATGAATTCTGAGAAAATGCCACAGCTCACATTTCTATCAGATGGTCAAAAAGGCACTTTAGATGCAGTAAGGAGAAAGTTCCCAAATTCTTGTCATGCCTTTTGCATGCGCTATCTTAGTGAAAGCATTAGCAAAGAGTTCAAGAACTCAAGGCTTGTCCATCTTCTCTGGAAAGCTGCATATGCTACAACTACGACTGCTTTTAAAGAGAAAATGGCTGAAATAGAGGAGGCTTCTCCTGAAGCTGCAAAGTGGATACAGCAATTTCCTCCTTCCCGCTGGGCATTGTTGTATTTCGAAGGGACACGTTATGGGCACCTCTCATCAAACATTGAGGATCGGTGGATTCTTGATGCTCGAGAGTTACCCATAATACAGGTGGTTGAGCAAATTCACAACAAATTGACGTCTGAGTTTGAGGACCGTCGAACTAGAAGTCATTCTTGGTTTTCTGTACTAGCCCCTAGTGCTGAGACACGCATGCGAGAAGTTATCAGCCGTGCATCAACATATCAAGTTCTGCGGTCAGATGAAGTAGAATTTGAGGTTATATCAGCTGAACGATCAGACATTGTGA
This genomic window from Gossypium raimondii isolate GPD5lz chromosome 10, ASM2569854v1, whole genome shotgun sequence contains:
- the LOC105776021 gene encoding uncharacterized protein LOC105776021, which encodes MEDHTFVVGQEFPDVKAFRNAIKEAAIAQHFELRIVKSDLIRYFAKCATEGCPWRIRAVKLPNAPTFTIRSLEGTHTCGKNAQNGHHQASMDWIVSFIEERLRDNINYKPKDILHDIHKQYGIIIPYKQAWCAKERGLAAIYGSSEEGYCMLPTFCEQIKKTNPGSIAEVFTTGADNRFQRLFISFHASICGFLSGCLPIVGLGGIQLKSKYLGTLLSATAFDADGGLFPLAFGIVDTENDDSWIWFLSELHKALEMNSEKMPQLTFLSDGQKGTLDAVRRKFPNSCHAFCMRYLSESISKEFKNSRLVHLLWKAAYATTTTAFKEKMAEIEEASPEAAKWIQQFPPSRWALLYFEGTRYGHLSSNIEDRWILDARELPIIQVVEQIHNKLTSEFEDRRTRSHSWFSVLAPSAETRMREVISRASTYQVLRSDEVEFEVISAERSDIVNIGKHSCSCRDWQLYGIPCAHAAAAIMSCRKDVYAFAEKCFTVASYCEAYSEEIYPIPQKIDWNKFGEAPSTLNEDAQVVRPPKFRRPPGRPEKKRICVEELNREKHTVHCSRCNQTGHYKTTCKADIMKGIEQFEPCRI